From the genome of Flavobacterium ovatum, one region includes:
- a CDS encoding phage holin family protein, with protein MKLIFRMLITAVLVVILSHVLKGVHIAGFTTALIVAFVLSLLNTFIKPLILIFTLPITILTLGLFLLVINAVMILFCSAIVGGFVVDGFLVALLFSVILSISQSIMFAVLGKN; from the coding sequence ATGAAATTAATATTCAGAATGCTTATTACCGCTGTTTTGGTAGTAATCTTATCACACGTTTTGAAAGGCGTACACATAGCTGGATTTACAACAGCATTAATTGTTGCCTTTGTTTTAAGTTTGTTAAATACGTTTATCAAACCTCTTATTTTGATTTTCACACTTCCTATTACCATATTGACTTTAGGATTATTTTTATTGGTAATCAACGCCGTAATGATTTTATTTTGTTCTGCCATTGTAGGCGGATTTGTAGTAGATGGGTTCCTTGTAGCGCTCTTGTTTAGTGTGATTTTGTCTATTTCTCAATCTATTATGTTTGCGGTTTTAGGCAAAAACTAA
- a CDS encoding POTRA domain-containing protein gives MRLSLVIKKENADLEKQVNKLNNFLVLNKNIKTVLIFLILVSFSQIKAQKRPDFDNGEKYIIAKVSLTNKISFNDQTVVTFAGLEKGQTITVPGEEISSAIKKLGKLGLFEEIAFYVNKIEGDSIYLDLDIKELPKLNDVKFVGIKKNKVDALIKDNGLTQGKVVNENLITTSKNYIENKYKKDGYFNTKVNINTVIDTSVINQVNMVVAIDKGEKIKIHEIDFIGNTKLSDKTLRKAMKDTKQKNIFRVFKASKFIKSKYKEDLEKVIASYKEKGYRDARIISDTVAYNKEKNLLSIKINVEEGNKYYFGNIKFLGNTVYPDHFLSRLIGVKKGETYNGVLLEKRIADKTKPDGEDITNLYQNNGYLFSSINAVEVKTANDSIDFEIRITEGPLAYFNKITVVGNDKTNDRVIYRELRTKPGEKYSKELLVRTIREIGQLGFFDPEAIDPKFKNVDAGAGTVDIEYNLVEKGSSQIELQGGYGGGGFIGTLGLSFNNFSARNLGNKDAYKPLPMGDGQKVSLRLQASTYFQTYSLSFSEPWFGQKKPVQFSTSLSYSKQFLTNYLSSSGVDKSKSFNILTLSVGLAKRLTVPDDFFVLSQSLSYQHYDLNNYNTGLFTFGDGTSRNVSYTIGITRNNKGVNPIFPTYGSEFSLSGKFSLPYSLLNGINYATLGDEKENKYVYSGTAYTGTNGEIVSPGDYVEAVPTSTNPTPNRVSDYKDAVADVSKVDQKKFNWLEYYKIKFKADWYTKIYGKLVLRTLTEFGFLGAYNQDRGVIPFERFYVGGDGLANYSMDGRETIQLRGYQNNSLTPIIEDKTSTSFGQQIGGTVYNKFSMELRYPITLKSSASIYALAFMEAGNAFANFNTYNPFDLKRSAGVGLRVFMPAFGLLGIDFGHGFDAATGQTDKSGWQTHFIIGQQF, from the coding sequence ATGAGGCTATCATTAGTTATCAAAAAAGAGAACGCAGATTTGGAAAAACAAGTGAACAAATTAAATAATTTTTTAGTGTTGAACAAAAATATAAAAACAGTATTAATCTTTTTAATTTTGGTGAGTTTTTCGCAAATCAAAGCTCAAAAAAGACCCGATTTTGATAATGGCGAAAAATATATCATTGCAAAAGTTTCACTTACTAACAAAATAAGCTTTAACGACCAGACTGTCGTTACATTTGCAGGACTAGAAAAAGGACAAACTATAACTGTTCCTGGTGAAGAAATCAGTAGTGCCATCAAAAAACTTGGAAAACTTGGCCTTTTTGAAGAAATTGCATTTTATGTAAATAAAATAGAAGGCGACAGCATCTATTTAGACTTAGACATAAAAGAATTACCTAAGCTAAATGATGTTAAATTTGTAGGAATTAAAAAGAACAAAGTAGATGCATTAATCAAAGATAATGGTCTTACCCAAGGCAAAGTCGTTAATGAAAATCTAATTACAACTTCCAAAAACTACATCGAGAACAAGTACAAAAAAGACGGTTATTTCAATACAAAAGTAAATATCAACACCGTTATTGACACTTCAGTTATCAACCAGGTTAACATGGTTGTAGCTATCGATAAAGGAGAGAAAATAAAAATCCACGAAATTGACTTTATAGGCAATACTAAGTTGTCTGACAAAACATTGCGTAAAGCAATGAAAGACACAAAACAAAAAAACATATTCCGTGTCTTTAAAGCATCTAAATTCATCAAATCAAAATACAAAGAAGACTTAGAAAAGGTAATTGCATCTTACAAAGAAAAAGGATATAGAGACGCAAGAATAATCTCTGATACAGTTGCTTACAACAAAGAGAAAAATTTATTATCTATCAAGATTAATGTAGAAGAAGGAAACAAATACTACTTTGGCAACATCAAATTCTTGGGTAACACAGTATATCCAGACCACTTTTTAAGTCGTTTAATAGGCGTAAAAAAAGGAGAAACGTATAATGGAGTACTTCTTGAAAAAAGAATTGCAGACAAGACAAAACCTGACGGAGAAGATATCACCAATTTATACCAGAATAATGGTTATTTATTCTCCAGTATTAATGCAGTAGAAGTAAAAACTGCTAATGACAGCATTGATTTTGAAATAAGAATCACTGAAGGACCTCTAGCCTACTTCAACAAAATTACAGTGGTTGGAAATGACAAAACAAATGACCGTGTCATTTATAGAGAATTACGTACTAAGCCAGGTGAAAAATACAGTAAAGAATTATTAGTTAGAACCATTCGTGAGATTGGTCAATTAGGATTCTTTGATCCTGAAGCAATAGATCCTAAATTTAAAAATGTAGATGCAGGAGCGGGTACAGTAGACATTGAATATAATCTTGTAGAAAAAGGATCTAGCCAAATTGAACTCCAAGGAGGTTACGGTGGTGGTGGTTTCATTGGAACATTAGGGTTGTCATTTAACAATTTCTCAGCTAGAAATTTAGGCAATAAAGATGCATATAAACCATTACCTATGGGAGACGGACAAAAAGTATCCCTTAGACTACAAGCAAGTACCTATTTCCAAACTTATAGTCTGTCTTTTTCTGAGCCTTGGTTCGGACAAAAGAAACCAGTTCAATTCAGCACTTCCTTATCTTACAGTAAGCAATTCTTAACAAATTACCTTTCTTCATCTGGTGTTGACAAGAGTAAAAGTTTTAACATCTTGACTTTATCTGTAGGACTTGCTAAAAGATTAACTGTACCAGATGATTTCTTTGTTCTTTCACAAAGTTTGAGTTACCAACATTATGATTTAAATAATTACAACACTGGTCTATTTACATTTGGAGATGGAACATCAAGAAATGTATCTTATACCATTGGAATTACACGTAATAATAAAGGAGTCAACCCAATATTCCCAACTTATGGTTCAGAATTTAGTTTGTCAGGTAAATTCTCCCTCCCATACTCCTTGTTGAATGGGATCAATTATGCGACATTAGGCGACGAAAAGGAAAACAAATACGTTTATAGCGGTACAGCTTACACAGGTACTAATGGCGAAATTGTAAGCCCCGGAGATTACGTAGAAGCTGTGCCAACTTCTACAAATCCCACACCTAATAGAGTTTCTGACTACAAAGATGCAGTTGCAGACGTCTCAAAAGTGGATCAAAAGAAATTTAATTGGTTGGAATATTACAAAATAAAATTCAAAGCTGATTGGTACACCAAAATTTATGGTAAATTAGTACTTAGAACATTAACTGAATTTGGATTTTTAGGAGCATACAATCAAGATAGAGGTGTGATTCCTTTTGAACGATTTTATGTAGGTGGTGATGGATTAGCCAATTATTCTATGGACGGTAGAGAAACGATACAATTAAGAGGATACCAAAACAATTCATTAACTCCAATAATTGAGGACAAAACCAGTACTAGTTTTGGTCAACAAATTGGAGGTACTGTTTACAATAAGTTCTCAATGGAATTAAGATATCCTATCACATTAAAATCATCCGCCTCAATTTATGCCCTGGCATTTATGGAAGCTGGAAATGCATTTGCAAATTTCAACACTTACAATCCATTTGACTTAAAACGTTCAGCAGGGGTTGGATTACGTGTATTCATGCCTGCATTTGGATTACTAGGAATTGATTTCGGACATGGTTTTGATGCAGCCACTGGGCAAACTGATAAAAGTGGATGGCAAACCCACTTCATCATTGGTCAACAATTTTAA
- a CDS encoding CBS domain-containing protein — protein sequence MEITDYITNDHKAIDCQETIETVKGFFAELHFSHFPVVEEGIYIGSIASDDIETFDGDKKVIDYKYTLETFFTRTTSIWLEVLEIFAKNHSNLIPVLDEENKYVGYYEIEEIMTFFHQTPFLKEPGRIIKIKKGILDYSMSQITQIVESNNGKLLGLFISESDISTVEITLKISLGAINEIVQSFRRYNYEITSEHHEDNYINNLKERSDYLDKYLNI from the coding sequence ATGGAAATTACAGACTACATAACTAACGACCACAAAGCCATTGACTGTCAGGAAACTATCGAGACCGTTAAGGGCTTTTTTGCGGAATTACATTTCTCACATTTCCCTGTTGTAGAAGAAGGTATATACATAGGAAGCATCGCCTCTGACGACATTGAGACCTTTGATGGTGATAAAAAAGTAATTGATTATAAATACACTCTCGAAACTTTCTTTACTAGAACAACCTCTATTTGGCTCGAAGTCTTAGAAATATTTGCTAAAAACCATAGCAATTTAATTCCAGTTCTTGATGAAGAAAACAAATATGTAGGCTATTATGAAATAGAGGAAATCATGACTTTTTTCCACCAGACACCTTTTTTAAAAGAACCTGGAAGGATTATTAAAATTAAAAAAGGTATTTTAGATTATTCTATGAGTCAAATCACTCAAATTGTGGAAAGCAACAATGGAAAACTATTAGGTTTATTCATTTCAGAATCGGATATAAGTACCGTGGAAATAACGCTAAAAATTAGCCTTGGCGCAATTAATGAAATTGTGCAGTCATTCAGAAGATACAATTACGAAATTACATCAGAACACCATGAAGACAATTACATCAATAATCTAAAAGAGCGTTCTGATTATTTAGATAAATACCTAAACATTTAA
- a CDS encoding alpha/beta fold hydrolase yields MLYSKIEGEGKPLLILHGFLGMSDNWKTIGTQFGAAGFQVHMLDMRNHGRSLQSEDFSYEIMAKDIYEYCQANSLEQVDVIGHSMGGKTAMLFACTYPEKVNKLIVADIGPKFYPQHHQTILAGLNAVDFSKKPSRAEVEEIIGNFITDFGTRQFLMKSLFWAEPGQLAFRFNLAVFNEKISEIGLALPDEAVFNKPTLFIRGGNSNYILDSDIENINIHFPQMQLETIPNAGHWLHAENPKLFYEFASSFLS; encoded by the coding sequence ATGCTATATTCAAAAATAGAAGGAGAAGGAAAACCCCTTTTAATCCTCCACGGATTTCTAGGAATGTCAGACAACTGGAAAACAATCGGAACACAATTCGGTGCCGCAGGTTTTCAAGTTCACATGCTCGATATGCGCAACCATGGACGCAGTTTACAATCCGAAGATTTTAGCTATGAAATCATGGCCAAAGATATTTATGAGTATTGCCAAGCCAACAGTTTAGAACAAGTTGATGTTATTGGTCACTCAATGGGCGGGAAAACAGCCATGCTTTTTGCTTGTACTTATCCCGAAAAAGTCAACAAACTAATTGTTGCCGATATTGGGCCAAAATTCTATCCCCAACACCACCAAACCATTTTGGCAGGACTTAATGCTGTTGATTTTTCCAAAAAACCAAGCCGTGCAGAAGTCGAAGAAATAATTGGCAACTTCATCACCGATTTTGGAACCCGTCAATTCTTGATGAAAAGCTTGTTTTGGGCAGAGCCAGGACAATTGGCTTTCCGTTTTAATCTTGCGGTATTTAATGAAAAGATCAGCGAAATTGGCTTAGCCCTTCCTGATGAAGCCGTTTTCAATAAACCAACACTTTTCATTCGTGGTGGTAACTCTAACTATATTTTGGATTCTGACATTGAAAATATCAACATTCATTTTCCGCAAATGCAGTTAGAAACTATTCCAAACGCAGGACATTGGCTTCATGCCGAAAATCCTAAATTGTTTTATGAATTCGCAAGCTCGTTTTTAAGCTAA
- a CDS encoding isoprenyl transferase, with protein sequence MNLLDNIDTKRLPEHIAIIMDGNGRWAKKQGLLRALGHERGSESVKDIIRTCNRLGIKNLTLYAFSTENWNRPKIEVDTLMKILVKQLRKELSTLEDKKIRLNTIGNFDQLPTSVRNELNAVKERTKDFTTMTLTLALSYGAREEIVNAVKNISDKVKNNIISIDSIDDLIINEHLYTHNLPDVDLLIRTSGEHRISNFLLWQIAYAELYFTDILWPDFKEQDLYEAIISYQKRERRFGKTSEQIK encoded by the coding sequence ATGAATTTACTAGACAATATAGATACGAAGCGGTTACCTGAACATATTGCCATCATCATGGATGGTAATGGACGTTGGGCCAAAAAACAAGGCCTTTTAAGAGCTTTGGGACACGAAAGAGGTAGCGAATCTGTAAAAGACATCATTCGCACATGCAATAGGTTGGGGATTAAAAACCTAACTTTATATGCATTTTCAACTGAAAACTGGAATCGACCAAAAATAGAAGTTGACACCTTAATGAAGATCTTGGTTAAACAACTAAGGAAAGAACTATCAACTCTTGAAGACAAAAAAATACGATTAAACACCATAGGAAACTTTGACCAACTTCCAACTTCTGTTCGAAACGAACTGAATGCGGTAAAAGAAAGAACAAAAGATTTCACTACCATGACGCTTACTTTGGCACTAAGTTATGGCGCCAGAGAAGAGATTGTCAATGCGGTTAAAAATATCAGTGATAAAGTTAAAAATAATATAATTTCAATTGACTCTATTGACGATTTAATTATAAATGAGCATCTTTACACGCATAATTTACCAGATGTCGATTTATTAATTCGCACTAGTGGAGAACATAGGATAAGTAATTTTTTGTTGTGGCAAATAGCCTATGCAGAATTATACTTTACTGATATTTTATGGCCTGACTTTAAAGAACAAGATTTATATGAGGCTATCATTAGTTATCAAAAAAGAGAACGCAGATTTGGAAAAACAAGTGAACAAATTAAATAA
- a CDS encoding pyridoxine 5'-phosphate synthase, translating to MTKLSVNINKIATLRNARGGNVPDLLKVATDIQKFGGQGITIHPRPDERHIRYQDARDLKTIVYTEFNIEGNPQHNFIDLVLECRPEQVTLVPDAIGAITSSAGWDTINNQAYLTEMIQEFQRNNIRTSIFVDPQLDIIEAARKTGTDRIELYTEAFAHQYSLGNQNGIEPYIKAAELANELGLGINAGHDLSLDNIQFFKQNIPGLLEVSIGHALIAESLYLGLENVVNMYLQKLK from the coding sequence ATGACAAAGTTAAGTGTAAATATTAATAAAATAGCAACTTTACGTAATGCACGTGGTGGGAATGTGCCTGATTTATTAAAAGTAGCGACCGATATTCAAAAATTTGGTGGGCAAGGAATCACCATTCACCCGCGTCCTGACGAGCGTCACATTCGTTATCAAGATGCACGTGATTTAAAAACTATCGTTTATACCGAGTTCAATATCGAGGGAAATCCGCAACATAATTTCATCGATTTAGTCTTAGAATGTAGGCCTGAACAAGTGACTTTAGTGCCTGACGCTATTGGAGCGATCACTTCATCTGCAGGTTGGGATACAATAAATAACCAAGCCTATTTGACTGAGATGATTCAAGAGTTTCAACGCAACAATATTCGTACGTCAATTTTTGTTGACCCGCAACTCGATATTATTGAAGCTGCCAGAAAAACAGGAACAGACCGAATCGAATTATACACCGAGGCTTTTGCGCACCAATACAGTCTAGGTAATCAAAACGGAATCGAACCCTATATCAAAGCGGCCGAATTGGCAAACGAATTAGGACTAGGAATCAATGCCGGTCACGATTTAAGTTTAGACAATATTCAGTTTTTCAAACAAAACATTCCAGGACTATTAGAAGTTTCTATCGGTCACGCATTAATCGCCGAGTCCTTATATTTAGGTCTCGAAAATGTAGTGAACATGTATTTGCAAAAATTAAAGTAA
- a CDS encoding cation transporter, which produces MKKSLLKIMVAIVVLLSTSVGAQTKNTKTENVVISGNCGMCKKTIEKAGNVKDIAVVEWNKDTKIATVTYDETKTNKEEILKRIAKSGYDTALFKAKKEGYDNLPSCCQYDRE; this is translated from the coding sequence ATGAAAAAATCATTATTAAAAATAATGGTAGCAATAGTTGTATTGTTATCAACATCAGTGGGAGCACAAACTAAAAATACTAAAACAGAAAATGTCGTTATAAGCGGAAACTGTGGAATGTGTAAAAAAACTATTGAAAAAGCAGGTAATGTCAAAGATATTGCGGTAGTAGAATGGAATAAAGACACAAAAATAGCAACAGTAACCTATGATGAAACTAAAACCAATAAAGAAGAAATACTAAAACGTATTGCTAAATCAGGATATGATACTGCACTATTTAAAGCTAAAAAAGAAGGGTATGACAACCTGCCAAGTTGTTGTCAATATGATAGAGAATAA
- a CDS encoding DUF6089 family protein has product MTKKISIFIYLILSTAMYSQIHEVGVFLGGSNYIGDIGPTTHIAPNKLALGLLYKWNKSPRHSYRIAYMQSNITSNDLDSKEASRNLRGYRFENNIKEVSLGLEFNFFDFNLHQIGNKTTPYVYSGVSYTRYSSLFFINGEEKTNSRRGTIAIPMTIGIKSKLNRSFILGLEVGARYTFADDLDGSKTKNQNLSHLNFGNINNNDWYVFSGVTLTYTFGEKPCYCAD; this is encoded by the coding sequence ATGACGAAAAAAATAAGCATATTCATATACTTAATACTAAGTACTGCCATGTATTCGCAGATTCATGAAGTGGGTGTTTTTCTTGGAGGTAGTAATTACATTGGTGACATTGGGCCAACAACCCATATAGCGCCAAATAAACTAGCCCTAGGCTTACTTTACAAATGGAACAAAAGTCCAAGACACAGTTATAGAATTGCCTATATGCAATCAAACATAACATCAAACGACCTTGATTCAAAGGAAGCCAGTAGAAACCTAAGGGGATATCGTTTTGAAAATAATATAAAAGAAGTATCTTTAGGCCTTGAATTTAATTTTTTCGACTTCAATCTTCATCAAATAGGGAATAAAACAACACCTTATGTGTATAGCGGAGTAAGTTATACGAGGTATAGCAGTTTGTTTTTTATCAATGGAGAAGAGAAAACAAATTCAAGACGTGGTACTATTGCTATTCCGATGACAATAGGAATTAAATCAAAATTGAATCGAAGCTTTATATTAGGATTAGAAGTAGGTGCAAGATATACGTTTGCAGATGATTTAGACGGAAGCAAAACTAAAAACCAAAACCTAAGTCACCTTAATTTTGGCAATATAAATAATAATGATTGGTACGTTTTTTCGGGTGTAACATTAACTTATACCTTTGGCGAAAAACCTTGCTATTGCGCAGATTAA
- a CDS encoding NAD kinase produces the protein MKIALYGQYYQDSTEPIILEILEYFSKNEIELVIEANYYKILLAEKMISSGHKTFSTHTEIDSSFHMLVSIGGDGTILRAATYVRDSGVPILGVNAGRLGFLATVQKENISEFLQIVIDKKHSLSKRTLLSLTCSPKNESLEDINFAMNEVSVSRKDTTSMITIETYLNGEYLNSYWADGLIISTPTGSTGYSLSCGGPILTPDTTSLVITPISPHNLNARPLVIPDDTEIRLKVSGREENYLVSLDSRITSVGNESILTIKKTPFQINMIEIPEETFLKTLRSKLLWGEDKRN, from the coding sequence ATGAAAATAGCCCTTTACGGTCAATATTATCAAGATAGCACGGAGCCCATCATTTTGGAAATTTTAGAATATTTCTCTAAAAACGAAATTGAATTAGTGATTGAAGCGAATTATTACAAGATTCTATTAGCTGAAAAAATGATTTCATCAGGACACAAAACCTTCTCTACACATACTGAAATCGACTCCAGTTTTCACATGTTAGTAAGCATTGGTGGCGACGGAACCATTTTAAGAGCAGCTACTTACGTACGAGATTCAGGTGTACCTATTCTAGGAGTTAATGCTGGAAGGTTGGGTTTTTTGGCAACTGTACAAAAAGAGAATATTAGTGAATTTTTACAAATTGTAATCGACAAAAAACACAGTCTATCTAAAAGAACCTTATTGAGTTTGACTTGCTCTCCTAAAAACGAAAGTTTGGAAGATATTAATTTTGCCATGAACGAAGTATCTGTTAGCCGCAAAGACACTACTTCGATGATTACTATTGAGACTTATTTGAATGGTGAATATTTAAATTCATATTGGGCAGATGGATTAATCATCTCTACACCTACTGGGTCTACTGGGTACTCCTTAAGTTGCGGAGGCCCTATTTTAACTCCTGACACCACCAGCTTAGTTATCACACCTATCTCCCCACATAACCTTAATGCAAGACCACTGGTTATTCCAGACGATACTGAAATCAGATTAAAAGTATCTGGTAGAGAGGAAAACTATTTGGTTTCCTTAGACTCCCGAATTACATCAGTAGGAAATGAATCAATCTTAACTATAAAAAAGACTCCATTTCAAATCAATATGATTGAAATACCTGAGGAAACTTTTCTAAAAACATTGCGTTCAAAATTACTTTGGGGAGAAGACAAAAGAAATTAA